The Oncorhynchus keta strain PuntledgeMale-10-30-2019 chromosome 28, Oket_V2, whole genome shotgun sequence DNA segment TTGGGTGAGACTATAAAGAGTTACTTTTACAGAGTTCACCCCCCTCATGAATCTCCTTATGTACTTATGAGGACAAACGTACTTGTCAAACATGCGGAAGAGGTCTGCCAGTTCCTCCTCTGTCTTTCCTTTGCTGTCGTCTTTCATgcacctcaccatcatcaccagGAACTCGTCAAAGTCCACCGTCCCACTGCCTGCAAAGACATGTCAACAGAATGATGTCACACCACCTTTTCGATCAAGGAGTCTATCTTTGATATAGCAGCTACAATGTGACCAGATCCTCTACTCAGCCATGTGATGCTTGTCTTTTGTGTGTTTACAGTCTGACAAAGAACAGTGTCCAACTGTCCCTGCCGGGCCATCAATGAGCCATGAATTGGCCTTTTGATGAACAGAACACTTGTGTCTGCCTTTGTTGTGTACCATCCTCATCCACTGCTGATGAGCTAACCTCTTACTCTAACACGTGATTCGTGATAGGAACTATTAATGGGAAAACGCATTTGCCTATTGTAGTCATTTGAGTCTGTTCTCTTccgtgtgagcgtgtgtgtttaCCGTCTTCATCCACCTCGTCGATCATCTCCTGCAGCTCCTCAGGGGTGGGGTTCTGCCCCAGCATCCTCATCACCTTGCCCAGCTCCTTGGTGCTGATGCAGCCATCCTCTGCATCCTGGACGAAGATGTCAAAGGCTGCCTTGAACTCTgcaacacacagcacagcacatgACCACGGTcagttcttcttcttctcccccctccccttttgTTTTCACGGTCAGTTCTATGTGTAGGCTACTTTAGTGTAAGATATACTTTTTTAGTCAATCAAGTTATTTGGTTCCTACGAGTggtacagcggtctaaggcactgtgtctcagtgcaagaggtgtcactgtagtccctggtttgaatccaggctgtcaTTTTAttcgaccgtgattgggagtcccatagggcggcacacaattggcccagcttcgtctgggtttggtaggccgtcattgtaaataagaatttgttcttaactagttaaattttaaaaaatgtgatcCTCTGAGATATCTAGAATTTACTTTTCATCTTGGCCTGAAGGAGAGAATGGTACACATTTTAGGCCAAATATTGATTTAGATGTGATGAAATTTAGTACAACGTGAAGATATATATCCCACATGAAGAAACATTTATGCATAGGCCTCAGAGACCGACATAGATTAGTAAACCATAATGAAATTCCgatgcagtgtttcccctatatgttTTTAGCAGCGGCGCACCCATGCTGCGAAATTGTGGccaccacaaaaaaaaaaaaaaacgacttTGCCACCGCTACTGAAAGAATTTCTAGGGGAAACACTGAGGATGAACACATTTTACATACCATTTTTCTGCTCGTCTGTCAGCTGCTCTACCTATTGAAGAAATGGAACGTTTTCAGAAGCAGTCGAGCCAATATCTGTTATTGAATCCACTCTGGGATGTCTTTTACAACCCCAAATCCTAACTTTGATTTACTGTAATCCTTTGATAAGCACAATATAATATCTTCCATCCGTGTAATTAACACGTGTACAACATCTACGCTCTACCCGTCATTTGAATCTCATTTGTGGAGTTTTCAAATTCAGCTCAGACAAGGTCCAGTCCTAAACCATAAAAATGTTGATCGAGAAATCTAGTGTATGAAAATAACCCTTCAGGGGatatacagtagactccacaagGTGGAACCAATTCTCTGGAGCAGTTCACCTCAAATGTCGCCTTAGTTTACACAAAGTTATTTTGGTCCTTCACACTTGGTCGTCCGTCCCTCACAAAACACAAAACGTGAGATTTCATACATAAGGCCTGGGCCAGTGAGAGGCAGGGGTTAAAAATACATTGACAGGAGGATCAGAAACAGCAGATACAGGACAGGATACACGGTGCTTTAAATTAGCATAGCTGTGGATCTGGTTCAACAATGGCACAGTAATCCAGGAAAAGCTACCGcgaatgagagagggaggcagctgcTTACGTAAGAGTTATTGTCTGTCATCCACAACAAATTAAACACACATTCCTCTGGTGATGATATATTGGGGGGAAAAGAGCCATGTCCATCTAAACATcgacacacacgcatacacacacacacacacacacacacacacacacacacacacacacacacacacacacacacacacacacacacacacacacacacacacacacacacacacacacacacacacacacacacacacacacacacacacacacacacattccagtcTGTTTCCCTGCAGTTGACTCCTCTAGCTGTAATGCCCAGTAGAGACACGGgtagcccagcccagcccatcaGCCACCAGGCAGCAGGCAGAGATAGCtagacagataaacaaacagCTCTCCCAGTGGCTCACACAGATAATGCTGGAattcagctgtgtgtgtggggggtgtggggGGTATCTAGACCTGAAGCCCTCTTCTGGcaccacagaaacacacacgcagGAGGCTAGGAGCAACTGGCCATAATTAGCCGATGAGAAGTGGGACTGCTCCATTTGTAGTCATGAATGAAACCACAGTGTGGACCAGGGGCTTGTCCTGCTTCTGACCCCTGGCGTGCTCCTATCAACCCTGATAGGCTTCAAGAGGCACAAGGTCTATATACGTACGATGTCTCACCTCACTTGTCAAAGGCTGGTGTTGTGTGTGTTCGCTTGACAGACACAGTTTGTGATGGAAGTTGAATCATCTGAGCAATGTCAGAATTACAAATTGCTAAATTGTTGTAAGGGGAATATCCAAATGTACCTCATTTGAATGAATTGTTGATCTGAAACATTGTAGTTTGTAGTTTAAAACTGTTAAAAACATAAAAGTGTTATTAAATGGATTTTACCCCCAATACTAAATATTACAGGTACTTTTCATTCTATTTAAGGGTGAATCCTACCCTCAGGTGCTGAAGTGTTCATTTGAAATAGTAACCTACGTAAACTTTTACAGTCCAAAAGAGAGAAATCTGACAACAAAACATTCTTAAacttaaactattaaactattattAAACTTAACTTGGCGGAGTTCACAATTAAACCAAAACAGCATTTTCATCCATGTCACCTATCACTGAAATCCAAAGTTGAACAATATTAAAAGCAAACCTTTC contains these protein-coding regions:
- the tnnc1a gene encoding troponin C type 1a (slow), translated to MNDIYKAAVEQLTDEQKNEFKAAFDIFVQDAEDGCISTKELGKVMRMLGQNPTPEELQEMIDEVDEDGSGTVDFDEFLVMMVRCMKDDSKGKTEEELADLFRMFDKNADGYIDLEELKGMLEATGEAITEDDIEELMKDGDKNNDGKIDYDEFLEFMKGVE